In the Euphorbia lathyris chromosome 5, ddEupLath1.1, whole genome shotgun sequence genome, one interval contains:
- the LOC136231255 gene encoding antimicrobial ginkbilobin-2-like protein, whose product MSNFSFYILISALVLQTVTATNPLFHKCSPNSQNITNINGDYQKSLNNLIYTFQNLAPANGFALGSVGQNIQDRPFGLSLCRGDISGTNCTTCIAEARSEIRKLCPYNKAATIWYDNCLLRYSDEDFFGQIDDQAKFYLINVNNVSDAASFNGKTKELLSGLAVKAYNSARMYGAGEIEIGGSRRIYGLAQCSRDLVRDDCYKCLNGAIAEIPSCCDGKQGGRVVVGASCTVRYEIYPFVKPY is encoded by the coding sequence ATGTCTAACTTCTCCTTTTACATCCTGATTTCAGCTCTAGTTTTACAAACTGTCACAGCAACAAACCCTCTTTTCCACAAATGTTCACCCAATTCCCAAAACATCACCAACATTAATGGAGATTATCAGAAAAGCTTGAACAACCTCATATACACTTTCCAAAATCTAGCTCCGGCAAACGGCTTCGCTCTTGGTTCTGTAGGCCAAAACATCCAAGACCGACCTTTCGGTCTGAGTCTCTGCAGAGGAGACATTTCAGGCACAAATTGCACAACCTGTATAGCAGAAGCAAGGTCTGAAATCCGAAAACTGTGCCCATATAACAAAGCAGCAACCATATGGTACGATAATTGCCTTCTCAGATACTCCGACGAAGATTTTTTCGGACAAATTGATGACCAGGCAAAGTTCTATCTAATCAATGTGAATAATGTAAGTGATGCTGCCAGTTTTAATGGCAAGACCAAGGAATTGTTAAGCGGACTAGCTGTTAAGGCTTATAATAGTGCGAGAATGTATGGTGCTGGGGAGATTGAGATTGGAGGATCGAGGAGAATTTATGGGTTAGCTCAGTGCAGCAGAGATCTTGTGAGGGATGATTGTTATAAGTGTTTGAATGGTGCCATAGCTGAAATTCCTAGCTGTTGTGATGGGAAACAAGGAGGTAGAGTTGTTGTTGGTGCAAGTTGCACTGTTAGATACGAGATTTACCCGTTTGTTAAACCTTATTAA